A portion of the Cervus elaphus chromosome X, mCerEla1.1, whole genome shotgun sequence genome contains these proteins:
- the LOC122690223 gene encoding calcium-binding and coiled-coil domain-containing protein 2-like → MKQRETTAAKKQQELMDQNMDLSKGLSENKMTYNVLQREKEKMEEENDFLKRENSRLLSYMGLDCDSLSYQVPTSNQGTRQDPGLVFGNPYSGIQESSAPSLLSIKKCPTCKSDFPDDVFDHNLALEQHLQTPSLSCPICDKTFSAKEKQIFEDHVFCHTL, encoded by the coding sequence atgaagcagagagaaactaCTGCAGCGAAGAAACAACAGGAGTTAATGGACCAGAACATGGACCTGTCAAAAGGACTGAGTGAGAACAAGATGACATATAATGTtctacagagagagaaagagaaaatggaagaagaaaatgattttttgaagAGAGAGAACAGCAGACTGCTGAGTTACATGGGTCTGGACTGTGACTCTTTGTCATATCAAGTGCCCACTTCGAATCAAGGTACAAGACAAGACCCAGGACTTGTCTTTGGAAACCCATATTCTGGTATCCAAGAAAGTTCTGCCCCAAGCCTGCTCTCCATCAAGAAATGCCCCACCTGCAAATCAGACTTTCCTGATGATGTTTTTGATCACAACTTGGCCTTGGAGCAGCACCTGCAGACCCCTAGTTTGAGTTGTCCAATATGTGACAAGACCTTCTCAGCAAAAGAGAAGCAGATCTTTGAAGACCATGTATTCTGCCACACTCTCTAA
- the LOC122690222 gene encoding calcium-binding and coiled-coil domain-containing protein 2-like: MEETVEDPPTSAVLLDHCHFSQVIFNSVEKFYIPGGDITCYYTLTQHFIPRRKDWIGIFRVGWKTTHEYYTFMWVTLPVDLNSESAKQQEVQFKAYYLPKDDEYYQFCYVDQDGVVRGASIPFQFRPENEEDILVVTTQGEVEEIEQHNKELCKENRELKDSCVSLQKQNSDMQATLQKKQEELETLKSINKKLEQTMKEQKDCWEMELLQLKEQNQKMSSENEKMGVRVDQLQAQLSNQGKEMEKLVQGVQDKTEQLEHLQEENGQLFLSLTEQREHQKKLE, from the coding sequence ATGGAAGAGACAGTAGAAGATCCCCCCACATCAGCTGTCTTGCTGGACCACTGTCATTTCTCTCAGGTCATCTTTAACAGTGTGGAGAAGTTCTACATCCCTGGGGGGGACATCACGTGCTATTACACCCTCACGCAACATTTCATTCCCCGTCGAAAGGATTGGATTGGCATCTTTAGAGTTGGATGGAAGACAACCCACGAGTACTACACCTTCATGTGGGTTACTTTGCCCGTCGACCTAAACAGTGAATCAGCCAAACAGCAGGAAGTCCAGTTCAAAGCTTATTACCTGCCCAAGGATGACGAGTATTACCAGTTCTGCTATGTGGATCAGGATGGTGTGGTCCGGGGAGCAAGTATCCCTTTCCAGTTCCgtccagaaaatgaagaggacatcCTGGTTGTTACCACTCAGGGTGAGGTGGAAGAAATTGAGCAGCACAACAAGGAGCTTTGCAAAGAAAACCGGGAGCTGAAGGACAGCTGTGTCAGCCTCCAGAAGCAAAACTCAGACATGCAGGCCACGCTCCAAAAGAAGCAGGAGGAGCTGGAAACCCTGAAAAGCATCAATAAGAAGTTGGAACAGACAATGAAAGAACAGAAGGACTGTTGGGAGATGGAGCTGCTTCAACTGAAAGAACAAAACCAGAAGATGTCCTCAGAAAATGAGAAGATGGGAGTCAGGGTGGATCAGCTTCAGGCTCAGCTGTCAAATCAagggaaagaaatggagaagcttGTTCAGGGAGTTCAAGATAAGACGGAGCAGCTGGAGCACCTGCAAGAGGAAAATGGCCAGCTCTTTCTCAGTTTAACTGAGCAGAGGGAGCACCAGAAGAAGCTCGAGTAG